In Acidobacteriota bacterium, the genomic window GCTTCGCGCGCGACGCCGGCCGGAGGGACGAGGCGCGCCGCGCTCTCGGGCTCGTGGCGGGGGACGAGGCGGTCGGGACGGTCGTCGTCCTCGATCGCGATCGCCGGGTGCACGGCCTTCTCGAGGCGATGGTGCGCCTGCGGCGCGATCGCCCCGCCGCGCGCCTGGTGGTCATCGGCGACGGCGCCGGGCGTCGCGCGCTCGAGGGGGCGGCTCTCTCCCTCGGTCTCGATCGCGGAGCCGTCTTCACGGGATGGCGCGAGGACGTGCCGTCGCTCCTCCAGGCGCTCGACGTCTACGTCTACCCGGGCGAGGGGGGTGAGGTCTTCCCGGTCTCACTCATCGAGGCGATGGCGGCGGGACTTCCCGTCGTCGTCTCCGATCAGCCGGGGATCCGCGAGATCATCGAGAACGGCAAGCAGGG contains:
- a CDS encoding glycosyltransferase, whose protein sequence is FARDAGRRDEARRALGLVAGDEAVGTVVVLDRDRRVHGLLEAMVRLRRDRPAARLVVIGDGAGRRALEGAALSLGLDRGAVFTGWREDVPSLLQALDVYVYPGEGGEVFPVSLIEAMAAGLPVVVSDQPGIREIIENGKQGLFVPERGSEAMARTIHRVLADRAEADKLARAGAVRVQRFHTQAMIDAHEALYYRVSKIPREG